The following are encoded in a window of Saccharothrix longispora genomic DNA:
- the recD2 gene encoding SF1B family DNA helicase RecD2, with translation MGEAVLEAVLERITFANEETGYTVARVDPGRGGDLVTVVGALLGAQPGESIRMRGRWGSHPQYGKQFHVDDYTTVLPATIQGIRRYLGSGLIKGIGPVLADRIVTHFGVDALDVIEHAPERLVEVPKLGPKRTKMIAAAWEEQKAIKEVMVFLQGVGVSTSLAVRIYKQYSDKAIDVVREEPYRLATDVWGIGFRTADVIAKAVGIPHDSPQRIKAGLQFTLGEATNDGNCYLPENELIGAAIKILQVDAGLVIECLAELVGEEGVVREVMPDGEPAIYLLAFHRAEISLANQLLRLLGTEAERMPAFQRVDWAKAFAWLGASLEDRQRDAVQLALTRKVAVLTGGPGCGKSFTVRSIVKLAVAKGARVVLAAPTGRAAKRLTELTGHEARTVHRLLELKPGGDAAYDRDRPLDADLVVVDEASMLDLLLANKLVKAVAPGAHLLLVGDVDQLPSVGAGEVLRDVLAEGGPIPNVRLTHIFRQAQQSGVVTNAHRINSGDYPIVQGMPDFFLFPVEEAEEAAALTVDVVANRIPRKFGLKPRTDVQVLAPMHRGPAGAGGLNALLQEALTPSTPDLPERRFGGRVFRVGDKVTQMRNNYEKNVFNGTLGIVTAIDAVEQKLTVRTDEEEDVDYEFGELDELTHAYAMTIHRSQGSEYPCVVIPITTSAWMMLQRNLLYTAVTRAKKLVVLVGSRKAIGQAVRTVGAGRRHTALAHRLGHRL, from the coding sequence GTGGGCGAGGCTGTGCTGGAAGCGGTGTTGGAGAGGATCACCTTCGCCAACGAGGAGACCGGGTACACCGTCGCGAGGGTCGACCCGGGGCGCGGTGGGGACCTGGTGACCGTGGTGGGGGCGCTGCTGGGCGCGCAGCCCGGCGAGTCGATCCGGATGCGCGGCCGGTGGGGGTCGCACCCGCAGTACGGCAAGCAGTTCCACGTGGACGACTACACGACCGTGCTGCCCGCGACCATCCAGGGCATCCGCCGCTACCTCGGGTCCGGTCTGATCAAGGGCATCGGGCCGGTGCTGGCGGACCGGATCGTCACCCACTTCGGGGTCGACGCGCTGGACGTCATCGAGCACGCGCCGGAGCGGCTGGTCGAGGTGCCCAAGCTCGGGCCCAAGCGGACGAAGATGATCGCCGCCGCGTGGGAGGAGCAGAAGGCGATCAAGGAGGTGATGGTCTTCCTCCAGGGCGTCGGCGTGTCCACGTCCCTCGCCGTGCGCATCTACAAGCAGTACTCGGACAAGGCGATCGACGTCGTGCGCGAGGAGCCGTACCGGCTGGCCACCGACGTGTGGGGCATCGGCTTCCGCACCGCCGACGTGATCGCCAAGGCCGTCGGCATCCCGCACGACAGCCCGCAGCGGATCAAGGCGGGCCTCCAGTTCACGCTCGGCGAGGCCACCAACGACGGCAACTGCTACCTGCCCGAGAACGAGCTGATCGGCGCGGCCATCAAGATCCTCCAGGTCGACGCCGGCCTCGTCATCGAGTGCCTGGCGGAGCTGGTCGGCGAGGAGGGTGTGGTCCGCGAGGTCATGCCGGACGGCGAGCCCGCGATCTACCTGCTGGCGTTCCACCGCGCCGAGATCTCGCTGGCCAACCAGCTGCTGCGGCTGCTGGGCACGGAGGCCGAGCGGATGCCCGCGTTCCAGCGCGTGGACTGGGCGAAAGCGTTTGCGTGGCTGGGCGCGTCACTGGAGGACAGGCAGCGCGACGCCGTGCAGCTCGCCCTGACCCGCAAGGTCGCCGTGCTGACCGGCGGCCCGGGGTGCGGCAAGAGCTTCACCGTCCGCTCGATCGTCAAGCTGGCCGTCGCCAAGGGGGCGAGGGTGGTGCTCGCCGCGCCGACCGGGCGCGCGGCCAAGCGGCTCACCGAGCTGACCGGGCACGAGGCGCGCACCGTGCACCGGCTGCTGGAGCTGAAGCCCGGCGGTGACGCCGCCTACGACCGCGACCGGCCACTGGACGCCGACCTCGTCGTGGTGGACGAGGCGTCCATGCTCGACCTGCTGCTGGCGAACAAGCTGGTCAAGGCCGTCGCGCCGGGCGCGCACCTGCTGCTCGTGGGCGACGTCGACCAGTTGCCGTCCGTCGGCGCGGGCGAGGTGCTGCGCGACGTGCTCGCCGAGGGCGGCCCCATCCCGAACGTGCGCCTCACGCACATCTTCCGCCAGGCGCAGCAGTCCGGCGTGGTGACCAACGCCCACCGCATCAACTCCGGCGACTACCCGATCGTGCAAGGCATGCCGGACTTCTTCCTGTTCCCCGTGGAGGAGGCCGAGGAGGCGGCGGCGCTCACCGTGGACGTCGTCGCGAACCGCATCCCGCGCAAGTTCGGCCTGAAGCCGCGCACCGACGTGCAGGTGCTCGCGCCGATGCACCGGGGTCCGGCGGGCGCGGGCGGGCTGAACGCGTTGCTCCAGGAGGCGTTGACACCGTCCACACCGGACCTGCCCGAGCGCCGGTTCGGCGGCCGGGTGTTCCGGGTGGGCGACAAGGTCACCCAGATGCGCAACAACTACGAGAAGAACGTGTTCAACGGGACGCTGGGGATCGTCACGGCGATAGACGCCGTGGAGCAGAAGTTGACCGTTCGGACCGACGAGGAAGAGGACGTGGACTACGAGTTCGGGGAGCTGGACGAGCTGACCCACGCTTACGCCATGACGATTCACCGCTCACAGGGCAGTGAGTACCCGTGCGTCGTCATCCCAATCACCACGAGCGCGTGGATGATGCTCCAGCGCAACCTGCTCTACACGGCGGTGACCCGGGCGAAGAAGCTCGTCGTCCTGGTGGGTTCCCGGAAGGCGATCGGTCAAGCGGTCCGGACGGTGGGCGCGGGCCGCCGGCACACCGCCCTCGCCCACCGCCTGGGCCACCGGCTCTAG
- a CDS encoding helix-turn-helix domain-containing protein, translated as MPMTPTVRLKFLSIYMREARERAGVEPREVAKLLGRDATRVTKMEKGREGLTPGDAKMLLDRYDVHAEDQKLEIVELARTRSQRGRWANHRAIVPLQQRAYYDFEQDSDSIRHYGAELVPGLLQTEAYTRAMLARSSRVDPACADDIVATRQERQEAIFRREAVRAAFVLSESCLRRRIGGNAIMHEQIRHLIALARQRGVQVQVLPFDSEGAGNTFGFTMLRIPAPTSAPPLEMVYVENLHDADYLDGDPEVADYSNLWSRLTADALGLEQSKRFLKGVADQYA; from the coding sequence ATGCCGATGACGCCGACCGTGCGGCTCAAGTTCCTGTCGATCTACATGCGAGAAGCCCGGGAGCGCGCGGGCGTCGAGCCGAGGGAGGTCGCCAAGCTGCTGGGGCGGGACGCGACCCGCGTCACCAAGATGGAGAAGGGGCGGGAAGGGCTCACACCCGGCGATGCCAAGATGCTCCTCGACCGCTACGACGTGCACGCGGAGGACCAGAAGCTGGAGATCGTGGAACTGGCCCGCACCAGGAGCCAGCGCGGCCGGTGGGCCAACCACCGGGCGATCGTGCCGCTCCAGCAGCGCGCCTACTACGACTTCGAGCAGGACTCCGACTCGATCCGCCACTACGGGGCCGAACTGGTGCCCGGCCTCCTCCAGACCGAGGCGTACACGCGCGCTATGCTCGCCCGAAGCTCGCGAGTCGACCCCGCCTGCGCCGACGACATCGTGGCCACCCGCCAGGAGCGGCAAGAGGCGATCTTCCGACGGGAGGCTGTCCGAGCCGCGTTCGTGCTGAGCGAGAGCTGCCTGCGTCGGAGGATCGGGGGCAACGCGATCATGCACGAGCAGATCAGGCACCTGATCGCCCTCGCCCGGCAGCGCGGTGTGCAGGTGCAGGTCCTGCCCTTCGACTCGGAGGGGGCGGGCAACACGTTCGGCTTCACCATGCTCCGCATCCCGGCACCCACCAGCGCGCCGCCGCTGGAGATGGTCTACGTCGAGAACCTGCACGACGCCGACTATCTCGACGGTGATCCCGAGGTCGCCGACTACTCCAACCTGTGGAGCCGCCTGACGGCGGACGCCCTCGGGCTGGAACAATCGAAGCGCTTCCTCAAGGGTGTCGCCGATCAGTACGCCTGA
- a CDS encoding ROK family transcriptional regulator: protein MPNLRFLRGYNDAVVLGLARSGAVTRVELAERSGLTPQAVSKVVGRLIADGLLVESGTRNVGVGKPRTLLELVADSRLALGAQVERDELRVVLTDLSGAVLDRAVAPLPPDFDPPAFVGELTRLVDGLRDDRLLGVGIGFVGPLDHRTGVVHYPTGLSAWHDVPLRALAEESLRLPVVVDKDTNTAVVAEAWRRGEEVSDAVLVLVGTGLGIGMLLDGRVHRGVRTNAGEYGHTTLQVDGPVCVCGRTGCVEVLHNLAAARGDLVGATDVVGIAVADLVQLLDIDHVVLAGRAVLAEPAAYLDGVRARLPKDEWLPVDVSITPLGDDVVAAGAAMLVLSEFYGRPR from the coding sequence GTGCCCAACTTGCGCTTCCTGCGGGGATACAACGACGCGGTGGTGCTGGGCCTCGCCCGGTCCGGCGCCGTCACGAGGGTCGAGCTGGCCGAGCGCAGCGGCCTGACCCCGCAGGCGGTGTCGAAGGTCGTCGGCCGGCTCATCGCGGACGGCCTGCTCGTCGAGTCCGGCACCCGCAACGTCGGCGTCGGCAAGCCCCGCACCCTGCTCGAACTGGTCGCCGACAGCCGCCTCGCGCTCGGCGCGCAGGTCGAGCGGGACGAGCTGCGCGTCGTGCTCACCGACCTCTCGGGCGCCGTGCTCGACCGCGCCGTGGCGCCGCTGCCGCCCGACTTCGACCCGCCCGCGTTCGTCGGCGAGCTGACCCGCCTGGTCGACGGCCTGCGCGACGACCGGCTCCTCGGCGTCGGCATCGGGTTCGTCGGACCGCTCGACCACCGCACGGGCGTCGTGCACTACCCGACGGGGCTGAGCGCGTGGCACGACGTGCCGCTGCGCGCCCTCGCCGAGGAGAGCCTCCGCCTGCCCGTGGTCGTCGACAAGGACACCAACACCGCCGTCGTCGCCGAGGCGTGGCGGCGCGGCGAGGAGGTCAGCGACGCCGTCCTCGTCCTCGTCGGCACCGGCCTGGGCATCGGCATGCTGCTCGACGGCCGCGTGCACCGGGGCGTGCGCACGAACGCCGGCGAGTACGGGCACACCACGCTCCAGGTCGACGGCCCGGTGTGCGTGTGCGGGCGCACGGGGTGCGTCGAGGTCCTGCACAACCTCGCCGCCGCGCGCGGCGACCTGGTCGGCGCGACCGACGTCGTCGGCATCGCCGTGGCCGACCTCGTGCAGCTGCTCGACATCGACCACGTCGTGCTCGCGGGCCGCGCGGTGCTCGCCGAACCCGCCGCCTACCTCGACGGTGTCCGCGCCCGGCTGCCCAAGGACGAGTGGCTCCCGGTGGACGTGTCGATCACCCCGCTGGGGGATGACGTGGTGGCCGCGGGGGCCGCGATGCTCGTCCTGAGCGAGTTCTACGGCCGTCCCCGGTGA
- a CDS encoding MerR family transcriptional regulator: MEDARVVPEPGTQGAGTRLLGTGEFARRSRLSVKALRLYERQGLLRPASVDPVNGYRRYREDQLPPARLVALLRRLDMPLAVVGAIVAAPEDRRSDLVARYWDGVEHRMAVQRALAAHLRVVLAGGEGLSDMYEIRQRDVAARVVLTEQRHLRQPDLVEWIGAAMGRAERAAAPFGGAAGAPYVVYHGEVNEDSDGPVELCFPIEPGGAEVTAAHRVEEAHREAYARLPKAHVVFPQILSAFDAVAAWLEENGHAVAGAPREVYFTDFAAAGPDDEVCDVAFPMR; the protein is encoded by the coding sequence GTGGAGGATGCGCGGGTGGTGCCGGAACCGGGGACGCAGGGGGCGGGGACGCGGTTGTTGGGGACCGGGGAGTTCGCCCGGCGCTCACGGCTGTCGGTGAAGGCGCTGCGGCTCTACGAGCGGCAGGGCCTGCTCCGACCGGCGTCGGTCGACCCGGTCAACGGCTACCGGCGGTACCGCGAGGACCAGCTGCCGCCGGCACGCCTGGTGGCGCTGCTGCGGCGGCTGGACATGCCGCTGGCCGTGGTGGGCGCGATCGTGGCCGCGCCCGAGGACCGCCGGTCCGACCTGGTCGCCCGGTACTGGGACGGGGTCGAGCACCGGATGGCCGTGCAGCGCGCGCTGGCCGCGCACCTCCGCGTCGTGTTGGCCGGAGGCGAGGGGTTGTCGGACATGTACGAGATCAGGCAGCGGGACGTGGCGGCGCGGGTCGTGCTCACCGAGCAGCGGCACCTGCGGCAGCCGGACCTGGTGGAGTGGATCGGCGCGGCGATGGGCCGGGCGGAGCGGGCGGCGGCCCCGTTCGGCGGTGCGGCCGGCGCGCCGTACGTCGTGTACCACGGCGAGGTCAACGAGGACAGCGACGGACCGGTCGAGCTGTGCTTCCCGATCGAGCCGGGCGGGGCGGAGGTGACGGCCGCGCACCGCGTCGAGGAAGCGCACCGCGAGGCGTACGCGCGGTTGCCGAAGGCGCACGTCGTGTTCCCGCAGATCCTGTCGGCGTTCGACGCGGTCGCCGCGTGGCTGGAGGAGAACGGCCACGCGGTCGCCGGAGCGCCGCGCGAGGTCTACTTCACCGACTTCGCGGCCGCCGGGCCGGACGACGAGGTGTGCGACGTGGCGTTCCCGATGCGCTAG
- a CDS encoding heme-degrading domain-containing protein produces MSLLDELADQEARLVFRAFDNEVALELGAFLLDAARARALPVTVSVRRGAQRLFHAALPGTSADNDEWIDRKSRVVDRYGQSSFRVGESFRAAGKDFDRDSRLDPDRYAAHGGVFPVLVAGVGMVGTVGVSGLPQAEDHAFVVERLEEFLATR; encoded by the coding sequence GTGAGCCTGCTCGACGAGTTGGCCGACCAGGAGGCCCGGCTGGTCTTCCGGGCGTTCGACAACGAGGTGGCGCTGGAGCTGGGCGCGTTCCTCCTGGACGCCGCCCGCGCCCGCGCGCTGCCGGTGACCGTCTCCGTGCGGCGCGGCGCCCAGCGCCTCTTCCACGCGGCCCTGCCCGGCACGTCGGCCGACAACGACGAGTGGATCGACCGCAAGTCCCGCGTCGTGGACCGCTACGGCCAGAGCTCGTTCCGGGTCGGCGAGTCGTTCCGCGCGGCGGGCAAGGACTTCGACCGCGACTCGCGCCTGGACCCGGACCGCTACGCCGCGCACGGCGGCGTCTTCCCGGTCCTGGTGGCCGGGGTGGGCATGGTGGGCACCGTGGGCGTGTCCGGCCTGCCGCAGGCCGAGGACCACGCGTTCGTGGTGGAACGGCTGGAGGAGTTCCTGGCCACCCGCTGA
- a CDS encoding serine hydrolase domain-containing protein: MGTRGIALAAVVGTAALGLGGTAVAAPAGDRVDRAVVQRAVDEMARTGAQGVQVRVVDGRREFTARAGTAEVGSPRPVPLDGRFRVGSITKTFVSTVVLQLVGEGSVGLDEPVSRHLPGLLPDGDRITVRNLLQHTSGLSNYTDALPSDPEGYEAIRYRTWAPAELVALSTARPPDFPPGTGWNYSNTNYVVAGLLVEKVTGRPYGEAVARRVLRPLGLRHTHVPGAAVAIPGPHAHGYQRLRGEVDDITRINPSVAHAAGGMISTTADLDRFAEALLEGRLLRPAQRAELTKLIPVAGEYGLGVERSTLPCGVEVWGHGGGIPGYSSLVVGTADARTRLTVSLTSAPDPGPITGAEELLTEVFC; encoded by the coding sequence ATGGGCACGAGGGGAATCGCCCTGGCGGCCGTCGTGGGGACGGCCGCGCTGGGTCTCGGGGGAACGGCGGTCGCGGCCCCGGCCGGTGACCGGGTCGACCGCGCGGTGGTGCAGCGGGCGGTCGACGAGATGGCCCGCACGGGCGCGCAGGGCGTCCAGGTGCGGGTGGTCGACGGCCGGCGGGAGTTCACCGCGCGCGCCGGCACGGCGGAGGTCGGCTCGCCGCGCCCGGTGCCGCTCGACGGCCGGTTCCGGGTCGGCAGCATCACCAAGACGTTCGTGTCGACGGTGGTGCTCCAACTGGTCGGCGAGGGCTCGGTCGGGCTGGACGAGCCGGTGTCGCGCCACCTGCCGGGCCTGCTGCCCGACGGCGACCGGATCACCGTGCGGAACCTGCTCCAGCACACCAGCGGGCTCTCCAACTACACCGACGCGCTGCCGTCCGACCCGGAGGGCTACGAGGCCATCCGGTACCGGACGTGGGCGCCCGCCGAGCTGGTGGCCCTGTCCACGGCCCGGCCGCCGGACTTCCCGCCGGGCACCGGCTGGAACTACTCCAACACCAACTACGTCGTCGCGGGCCTGCTCGTCGAGAAGGTCACCGGGCGGCCGTACGGGGAGGCGGTGGCGCGGCGGGTCCTGCGCCCGCTGGGCCTGCGCCACACCCACGTGCCGGGCGCCGCGGTCGCGATCCCGGGGCCGCACGCGCACGGTTACCAGCGCCTGCGCGGCGAGGTGGACGACATCACGCGCATCAACCCGTCGGTCGCCCACGCGGCGGGCGGGATGATCTCCACGACCGCCGACCTCGACCGCTTCGCCGAAGCCCTCCTGGAGGGCCGCCTCCTGCGCCCCGCGCAGCGGGCCGAGCTGACGAAGCTGATCCCGGTGGCGGGGGAGTACGGCCTGGGCGTCGAGCGGTCGACCCTGCCGTGCGGCGTGGAGGTCTGGGGCCACGGCGGCGGCATCCCCGGCTACTCCAGCCTGGTGGTCGGCACGGCGGACGCGAGGACCCGCCTGACGGTGTCCCTGACCTCCGCCCCGGACCCGGGGCCGATCACCGGGGCCGAGGAGCTGCTGACCGAGGTCTTCTGCTGA
- a CDS encoding glycosyl hydrolase family 18 protein: protein MSKIRWHVTAAAVAVATLAVGLVVAPAASGAGGVSATFTKGSDWGTGYEGKYTIRNGSSAALSTWTVEFDLPAGARVSSIWDGSQTTSGQHVTVKPTWNGSVGTGGSVSFGFNVAYSGSYSAPANCKLNGASCDAGGTNPTTTTTTTTTTTTTTTTTGPTTTTTGTPQPGGKKNLGYFTQWGVYGRQYFVKNIHTSGSAAKLTHINYAFGNVQNGQCTIGDAYADYDMAYTAANSVDGVADTWDTGSLRGSFNQLRKLKKMYPHIKVLWSFGGWTWSGGFGQAAQNPAAFAESCYKLVEDPRWADVFDGIDIDWEYPNACGLTCDTSGFSSMKTVSQALRTRFGANYLVTAAITADGSNGGKIDAADYGGAAQYLDWYNVMTYDYFGAFNAQGPTAPHSPLTSYPGIPQQGFNSDAAIQKLKSKGVPAAKLLLGIGFYGRGWTGVTQAAPGGTATGAAPGTYEAGIEDYKVLKNTCPATGTVAGTAYAFCGNNWWSYDTPATIGGKMSWTKSQGLGGAFFWALDGDTSNGELITAISNGLK, encoded by the coding sequence ATGTCCAAGATCCGATGGCATGTCACAGCGGCGGCAGTAGCCGTCGCCACATTGGCGGTGGGGCTGGTCGTCGCACCCGCGGCGAGCGGTGCGGGCGGCGTCTCCGCCACCTTCACCAAGGGCTCGGACTGGGGTACCGGCTACGAGGGCAAGTACACGATCCGCAACGGCTCCAGCGCCGCCCTGAGCACTTGGACCGTCGAGTTCGACCTGCCCGCGGGCGCCCGGGTCAGCTCCATCTGGGACGGCTCCCAGACCACCAGCGGCCAGCACGTGACCGTGAAGCCGACCTGGAACGGCAGCGTCGGCACCGGCGGCTCGGTGAGCTTCGGCTTCAACGTGGCCTACTCCGGCTCGTACTCGGCCCCGGCCAACTGCAAGCTGAACGGCGCGTCGTGCGACGCCGGCGGGACCAACCCGACGACGACCACCACGACCACCACCACGACGACGACGACCACGACCACCACGGGTCCGACGACCACCACCACCGGCACCCCGCAGCCCGGTGGCAAGAAGAACCTGGGCTACTTCACGCAGTGGGGCGTCTACGGCCGCCAGTACTTCGTGAAGAACATCCACACCTCCGGCTCGGCCGCGAAGCTGACGCACATCAACTACGCGTTCGGCAACGTGCAGAACGGCCAGTGCACCATCGGTGACGCCTACGCCGACTACGACATGGCCTACACCGCCGCGAACTCCGTCGACGGCGTCGCGGACACCTGGGACACCGGCTCCCTGCGCGGCTCGTTCAACCAGCTCCGCAAGCTGAAGAAGATGTACCCGCACATCAAGGTGCTGTGGTCGTTCGGCGGCTGGACCTGGTCCGGCGGCTTCGGCCAGGCCGCGCAGAACCCGGCCGCGTTCGCCGAGTCCTGCTACAAGCTCGTCGAGGACCCGCGCTGGGCGGACGTGTTCGACGGCATCGACATCGACTGGGAGTACCCGAACGCCTGCGGCCTGACCTGCGACACCTCCGGCTTCAGCTCGATGAAGACGGTCTCCCAGGCCCTGCGCACCCGGTTCGGCGCCAACTACCTGGTCACCGCCGCCATCACGGCGGACGGCTCCAACGGCGGCAAGATCGACGCGGCCGACTACGGCGGCGCGGCGCAGTACCTCGACTGGTACAACGTCATGACCTACGACTACTTCGGCGCGTTCAACGCCCAGGGCCCGACGGCCCCGCACTCCCCGCTCACCTCCTACCCCGGCATCCCGCAGCAGGGCTTCAACTCCGACGCGGCGATCCAGAAGCTCAAGAGCAAGGGCGTCCCGGCGGCCAAGCTGCTGCTCGGCATCGGCTTCTACGGCCGCGGCTGGACCGGTGTCACCCAGGCCGCCCCGGGCGGCACGGCGACCGGCGCGGCACCCGGCACGTACGAGGCGGGCATCGAGGACTACAAGGTCCTGAAGAACACCTGCCCGGCCACCGGCACCGTCGCGGGCACCGCGTACGCGTTCTGCGGCAACAACTGGTGGAGCTACGACACCCCCGCCACCATCGGCGGCAAGATGTCGTGGACCAAGAGCCAGGGCCTCGGCGGCGCGTTCTTCTGGGCGCTCGACGGCGACACCTCGAACGGCGAGCTGATCACCGCGATCAGCAACGGCCTGAAGTAA
- a CDS encoding DUF397 domain-containing protein — MTPDFSAAAFKTSSHTQDNGTCVEVAVVPGFAALRDTKNRAGGLVTVPARSFEVFLRGLR; from the coding sequence ATGACTCCGGACTTCTCCGCCGCTGCTTTCAAGACGTCCAGCCACACGCAGGACAACGGCACGTGCGTGGAGGTGGCCGTGGTCCCGGGGTTCGCCGCCCTCCGCGACACGAAGAACCGCGCGGGCGGCCTGGTGACCGTGCCCGCGCGGTCCTTCGAGGTGTTCCTGCGCGGCCTCCGCTGA
- a CDS encoding DUF2630 family protein: MTDEELVARITELVDEEHRLEGSRVGEGLTDGDVRRLRDLEVALDQTWDLLRQRRARRAAGLDPDGAEPRSPGTVEGYRQ, translated from the coding sequence GTGACTGACGAAGAACTCGTCGCGCGCATCACCGAGCTGGTGGACGAGGAGCACCGGTTGGAGGGCTCGCGCGTCGGCGAGGGCCTGACCGACGGTGACGTGCGCCGGCTGCGCGACCTCGAAGTCGCCCTGGACCAGACGTGGGACCTGCTCCGCCAGCGCCGCGCCCGCCGCGCCGCGGGCCTGGACCCGGACGGCGCGGAGCCCCGCTCCCCCGGCACCGTGGAGGGCTACCGGCAGTAG
- a CDS encoding M14 family zinc carboxypeptidase has product MKSTRRSLLTLAAAGVVGLAVVTASPTTAGPAPEVAQAQAGPTYVYKVHAPLGKSAQDLLGRGFDVLEDRDGDHLFVLGGATTGADLATAGFSAVIDEVLPAPEWQPPAKKSQSPAFDAADVNETYYGGYRTINAHWSHLDLVGQNYPALTTVVDYGDSWKKTQGAGGYDLRAVCITKKNAGDCALSPTAPKPRFFVMGQLHARELTTGDVAWKWIDHLTQGYGTDAEVTALLDTTEVWVVPIANPDGVNIVQQGGNSPRYQRKNANDTHGSGCSGTSSSQIGVDLNRNTDSHWGGEGTSSSPCAQTYKGPSANSEVETRALQALWRNLYRDRRGTGVTDAAPADTTGVVVSMHSYSNLVLFPWGWTTQYKAGNDAPLRAMARDLVGLAGSGWQYGQPGEVLYNAAGATDDWVYDDLGVASFVWEIGPSSGTCSGFFPAYSCQASTFWPKVKPMLMYAAKKATSPYGGGGNPPTDCAKATNDADVAIPDNGPAVTSTITIAGCTGNASSTSQVEVHAVHTYRGDLVLDLVAPDGTAYRLKSSNSDSGDNIDTTYTANVSAEARNGDWKLRVQDVYSADTGYLNSWSLTL; this is encoded by the coding sequence GTGAAGTCGACCAGACGTTCACTGCTGACACTGGCCGCGGCCGGTGTCGTCGGGCTGGCGGTGGTCACCGCGAGCCCCACGACCGCGGGCCCCGCCCCCGAGGTCGCCCAGGCCCAGGCCGGTCCCACCTACGTGTACAAGGTCCACGCCCCGCTCGGGAAGAGCGCCCAGGACCTGCTCGGGCGCGGCTTCGACGTGCTGGAGGACCGGGACGGCGATCACCTGTTCGTGTTAGGCGGTGCCACCACCGGTGCCGACCTGGCGACGGCGGGCTTCAGCGCCGTGATCGACGAGGTGCTGCCCGCCCCCGAGTGGCAGCCGCCGGCGAAGAAGTCCCAGTCGCCCGCCTTCGACGCCGCCGACGTCAACGAGACCTACTACGGCGGCTACCGCACGATCAACGCCCACTGGTCGCACCTCGACCTGGTCGGCCAGAACTACCCGGCCCTGACCACGGTGGTCGACTACGGCGACTCGTGGAAGAAGACCCAGGGCGCGGGCGGCTACGACCTGCGCGCCGTGTGCATCACCAAGAAGAACGCGGGCGACTGCGCGCTGAGCCCCACCGCGCCCAAGCCCCGGTTCTTCGTCATGGGCCAGCTGCACGCCCGCGAGCTGACCACCGGTGACGTGGCGTGGAAGTGGATCGACCACCTGACCCAGGGCTACGGCACGGACGCCGAGGTCACCGCGCTGCTCGACACCACCGAGGTGTGGGTCGTGCCGATCGCCAACCCGGACGGCGTGAACATCGTCCAGCAGGGCGGCAACTCGCCGCGCTACCAGCGCAAGAACGCGAACGACACGCACGGGTCGGGCTGCTCGGGCACGTCGTCCTCGCAGATCGGCGTCGACCTCAACCGCAACACCGACTCGCACTGGGGCGGCGAGGGCACCTCGTCCAGCCCCTGCGCCCAGACCTACAAGGGCCCGAGCGCCAACTCCGAGGTCGAGACGCGGGCGTTGCAGGCGCTGTGGCGCAACCTCTACCGGGACCGGCGCGGCACGGGCGTCACCGACGCCGCCCCGGCCGACACCACCGGCGTCGTCGTCTCCATGCACAGCTACTCGAACCTGGTGCTGTTCCCGTGGGGCTGGACGACCCAGTACAAGGCGGGCAACGACGCGCCGCTGCGCGCGATGGCGCGGGACCTGGTGGGCCTGGCTGGCTCGGGCTGGCAGTACGGGCAGCCCGGTGAGGTGCTCTACAACGCGGCGGGCGCGACCGATGACTGGGTGTACGACGACCTGGGCGTCGCCTCGTTCGTGTGGGAGATCGGGCCGTCGTCGGGCACCTGCTCGGGCTTCTTCCCGGCCTACTCGTGCCAGGCGTCGACGTTCTGGCCGAAGGTCAAGCCGATGCTGATGTACGCGGCGAAGAAGGCGACCAGCCCGTACGGCGGCGGCGGCAACCCGCCCACCGACTGCGCGAAGGCCACCAACGACGCCGACGTGGCCATCCCGGACAACGGCCCGGCCGTCACCAGCACCATCACCATCGCCGGGTGCACGGGCAACGCCTCGTCGACCTCGCAGGTGGAGGTGCACGCCGTGCACACCTACCGGGGTGACCTGGTGCTCGACCTCGTTGCGCCGGACGGCACGGCGTACCGGCTGAAGTCGTCCAACAGCGACAGCGGCGACAACATCGACACCACCTACACGGCGAACGTCTCCGCCGAGGCGCGCAACGGCGACTGGAAGCTGCGCGTGCAGGACGTGTACTCGGCCGATACCGGGTACCTGAACTCGTGGAGCCTGACCCTGTAG
- a CDS encoding MarR family winged helix-turn-helix transcriptional regulator, with product MGLTRQAVRETANALAREGAVELRDNPADRRAKLLVLTDRGRRALREVERRQAEWANELGGRIALPELRAVTGLLRDLGDLVGAPDPAGSPTPAAEP from the coding sequence ATGGGCCTCACCCGGCAGGCCGTGCGGGAGACCGCGAACGCCCTGGCGCGCGAGGGCGCGGTCGAGCTGCGGGACAACCCGGCCGACCGCCGCGCCAAGCTGCTCGTCCTCACCGACCGGGGCCGCCGCGCGCTGCGCGAGGTCGAGCGGCGGCAGGCGGAGTGGGCGAACGAGCTGGGCGGGCGGATCGCCCTCCCGGAGCTGCGGGCGGTCACCGGCCTCCTGCGCGACCTCGGCGACCTCGTCGGAGCCCCGGACCCCGCCGGGTCCCCGACCCCGGCGGCGGAACCGTGA